The stretch of DNA ttatagttcctTCATTTGACAGCTTTGTGGACTGTTGAGGGCGCATATTTTTGTATtactcaattttttttattatttctgttcacaacattagaaaatttaatataagcAGCATATGATTAAAAACGTCCATATTATGGAGGGAATTATTTAAAAACATCTTTAATACAAaagttttatacattttaatgtttcttttagGGGTTTCTCAAAACTAAACTAAAGTATAAACAAtagtttatatatatacaattatatataaaGAGAATATCTAATGAATCTTGTAAAAAACATACTTATTCTTAATCTTGTAAGAGTGTAAATAAATTATGTTcctattttattaacaaaaaatatataaataactaataattaatgttttaacTTTGATTCTTCTTTTATCTTCCACTTCAGTAACTCCATGCATGTAATAGCATCTTCAGCACTGTCATGACCACTTACATCATTCTGTATTATCTTCCTTAGATGCTCACTAGCTAAAACTTTCAAGGCTCGCTTATGTGGTAGGCCCATTTTGTGTGGGAACAAAACAGATGTATCAACTACCATACCATGCACAATTTTAAGAGCTTTCATATCAGATTCTAAACTATGTCCTACCAAGATTGTCATAGAATTACAAAGATGCAGTATATTGGCCTGTACCTGGAGAATACTAGTACTTGTTTTATCCATTTGCTCTTTTGTAATACCAGAAAATCGAGTATTATAGTCTATAATTGGGTTTAAAGGTTTCACTAGGGATTCATACACTGTCTTACAATCAATATCAATTATTGTCACTCTAGTTAGTTCTAAACCTTTGGTAGTATAACACATTTCACAATCAAGAGCATACACTGCGTGACTACGAGGATCATCTTTGATATCAGAATCCATAGTAGTTTGGAATCCCTCTAAAAGACCTGAAGTGAACCCGTCACAAACATGAGTATCAGAAGTTGCACAGCCTGTTTCATCAGAACTCCTACAGCAAAGGTAAGTCTGCTCACCCCGAATTGTACGCTTCTTCATTGGATGGTAACAGCATTCCTCTTCAAAAAGTGGCCAACCATCATCATCAACCtaaaacaaataagttataaacTCCTCCAATCTGTATAATTGTTCTAGCTAATTCATAGTAATTAGATAGAGTTGAAGACTAttgagatatttttttttaatagtattacTACACATTCCAAACAATATGAAAGATCAGAAATTTTTACTGTACCAGCACAGTATATTATAAAAAACCTTCGATTCATGAAGAGGAATATCAATCTTTATAGAAGTAATGAAGATTAAGCACAGTTACGATACAGGCACAAGCAAAATGATACCAACATATTTGCATTTGAAAAGGTTTTAAAATGGTCCAGTGTATTGggcaataaaatgttttaatattctGCCTGCAGATATCAGAAACTTGCCTGAAAAGGAATTTataaatagaattaaaaaaatattgataaaaattcCTTTTATATAATTCATGAATATCTTCAACataattttaatttgaattgaggttttgtacatatttttgtaagACATGTGTAagatttcatatttttaacattaataaaCAGTAATCAATATaatatacaacaaaaaatatatacctGATATAGTTTTTTGCATCTGGAACATATTCTTTGATTTTCATCCAGATTTGAAGGAAATTTGCTTTTAAAGTTCCGGACTTCAGCTATTCCATATTCATTAGTCTGTCTTGGGTATCCATGGATGTCTAACTCTTCATCTGTCAATACCCATTTTTTAATCTGATTGTAGAATTGACGAAGTTTTGGTGTTGTAGAACCTCCTTCAGAATCGTCTCCTACACCATACAGACCTAGTCCATTTTTATTCCTCTCTTGACCTTCCTTCCTAAGACGGTTTACAGCTAGCATTGCAGAGTTCCTATATGTAGTTATTACTTTACATTTTTCATAACAGTTATATTCTTCCTTTAGAGCTCTAGAATAAGCTTCTTCCTTAGAAATATACATTTTTACACATTCGTCAGCTATCATAGTCAAGTACCTTGATCTCACATTGACTGGAAGCTTGGAACTTTCTGCTTGAAGAACATCTGGGATATCAGATAAAGAGACATCAGGTACATGTGCAACTCTATTACCTTTCTGTGTTTGTGCAATTGTCTTCAGTGGAGTAACAGGTTTAATTAGAGATATCTTCTCTTTAGCCTTAGTTATAGCCATGACATTATGAACTGGAGCTATTTTCTTAGGAGGAAGTTTATTAATTGTAGAAGCGTATGTTATAGTCTTAGAACCTTTTAAAATGTCATCTACCAAGCTAACACTTTTAGGTTGTTCCATTTCCTTGATTTTCTTTCTTTCTCTAGCTGCTTCAAGTAAGGATGGTGCTGGTCTTTTAGTCACTACAGTTTGTTGAACTTCATTTATCAGTAACTCCTGTTCCCTGTTCGCTTGTGCTTGTTTGGCAAGTTTATACCTATTTGTTAACATTTGACCTGGAGTTTGAACAGTTTTAGGTTTGGCTGTTATTGTAGGAGGCTTTGAAGGTCCAAATAAAGTTTCGAAACTTGCATGAGCAATTCTTTTCTTACCATGATATTCAGTGGAAATTTCCATGTTTGTTGAAGATTGAGTCTCTTGAGGAACATCAAATTCAATAACAGGTTTCTCTGGTTTATACTCATTGAATATTTTGTAACATTCTAATAAGGTTTCATTTCTATCCATATCAATATCTGAATCAGATTCTAATATATTGCCTTCTGATAGACTACCATTATCAATATCTGTAGTATCCATTTTATTGCTATGTctatttttctgttcttcagatttattttgtttagatttttctttttcttgactcTTTCTATCTCTACCACTGCCATGTTTCCTCCTCTTATCTTCGTCTTTACTGTGTCTTCTTTCTTTACTTCTACTACGACTTCTTTTAGCCTTTTTGCTTTTTCTATCTTTACTTCTACTTCTGCTGCCTTCTTTACTTTTAGTTTGTTCTTTTTTACTACTACTTTTTCTGTCTCTACTCCTACTACGACttctttttttactgtttttttctctttctttattctttttataatCTGCTTTATCATGCTTCTTATCAgagttttttctttcttcttttgacCTAGAACTTTCAGAtctacttttttctttatttttatatttatctatGTCTTTTTCTTTGTGTTTATCCTTGGAAGATGAATGATTATTTTTGGACTCCTTTTTATCCTTTTTGGATTTATTGGGCATTTCAGAGTTTCCATCTTTATCTTTTTTGGTTGAAATAGAatctttatcttttttggtaGAATTAGAATCTTTATCTTTGTTTTTGTCACTACTCTTGGTTTTGTCTTTGCGTTTTTCGTCACTAGAACTACTATTACGTTTATCCTTTTTATGCTTTTTGTGTTGACTAGAATCTTTGCTATCTACATTAGTTTTGTTAAtgatattatttttatgtttttcagTAAGAGATATACCCTTCTCATCCTTTCTAACATCTAACTGTTGTAGTTTACTGCTTTTATCAGTCTTGTCAGTTTTAGTGTATTCTTCCTGATTTcctatttgtttatttatttttccttttgaAGTGTCAATTGAATCTATATTTTTTTTGATGTTATCCACATTTAAATCATTGGGTTCTACTTTTAAATCTGTATCCAGTTTTTCTGGAGACCCATTGCTATCAGATTGGATTATATCAGCTATTAAATCAAACTCACTTGTTAAATCATCAAAATTCACTGCACCTCCAGGGTTAATGGCAACCGTAGGATCATATTCAACATTAGCTATATTCTGTTTAATCTCATTTATAACTTCTATGTGCTCTTTGTTTTCTTCACTTAGAGATTTATTTGTTTTAACACTAGAAAGAATACTTAAAGGTGTAGGTTTGTAGGTCGGATTTTCGATTTTTGTTGTAGGACGTAACTTTTTGTCCGGCCTAAATGCCAAGTCGGGCACATAACTTATAGGTATATGGCTTCTATTACTTTGAATATTTGCAAGCTCACTTTTAGGGGTTGGTTTGTATGTAGGTACATCTTGTGcatgttctttttcttctttttttctatgTCTAAAATGGCAGTAAGGCCTGCCACACGAACTGTTGTAATAAGGGCATTCAATGTCCTGAAAATACCCCTTTGTAGGCAACATAAGTACTGATACAACTGCAACAAGCACATAAcctctttatttacaaaaataacgACAACTGTAGTTGACAGTGACGACTTTGACGTTACTTATTCTTCAGCTTTTCTCTGGTCTTTATAGTTATAAACTGCACAACCACACATGTGTCTTCGGAATTCTTCACAATGGGTAATAATAAAACAGAAACACTActttatttatagttttttttaagtaactaaattatttattatcatggTAAAAAGATAACAttataaaataatgtaatatacACTGATAAAACGGAATTATCAACGGAAAACGGACATTGTGATGTTATAGGTCAATAACTTATACAATTTTAATGCAATCATTTCTTGattttgaatttattaataaaatgagTAAATTTATGAGTTTATATCGGTTGCAGGAAACATTAAACAACGATTGTTTAATCTCTGTTCTGATATAAATGAATAGATAGTTAATTGTGTTATTTCAATTATTTAGTTATGTATTTTGAAATAGAATCTGTTTTGGTTATAATATGTAATCGGCTAAAtctaattttgttaaaataataaaaaattttaataaagatatgtCACTCTACTATTGATTAATTCTTTTTTTAGCTTTGtgaaatatttttctacttaATGGTTGCTGTTCATTTTATTTCTCTTAACTCTTAAACCGAAACATGTGTCTATAGTACATAATGGGAAACATCCGGTCTCAGGTACCCGGCGTTAAATATCTACATAGAAACATTTATTTGGATTTTGGAtgcataattttatatttttattcataaaagAAAATACTGTTGCTACTATTCTGAAAACTTATTTTTTAACACAGggatacttaaaaaatattaaaaaaacttagaaCAATTTAAAGTAAACACATCGATTTTCAATAATTACCATTAATTATAAAGTTAGACTCCCATTCCAGCACAATTATTGCATACTTTTATGCTGCACTGCAAGCAGATAGGGTTGCTACATTTTATACATTTGTAcgtttttctctctttctgtggTGGGCAGATAGAATATGTTTTGCGTTTCTGAAGTTTGTCAGATGGAAGTTCTTCGGTGGGCTTTTCTAATTCTTCAGGAATCTTCACGTATAAGTGACCTTATATCTCTAGGAAGATTTAGAATTAGTAAACGTCTCTTTAAATGTGATTCTATAAGTATCATAGAATGTGGGTTATCTACTTTATTATGTACTTTTCATTGGGGGATTTTGACGGTAACACAAATTTAATATGAAACTATTGACACAGCTTATATTGAGTTAAGCGTAAAATATTACTAACGCTCATCTCTTGTATCTTCTATTAGATACATAATGCATTTTTCATATCCAGAATGTCTAcacaattttttgttttgttataccTAATAACAGACAATTTCCGGTTTATTTTTATCACGGTCTGTTTCAACCCTATCATGCATGGACGATATAAGCACAACTGATCTGATGATTTGAACACGTAAAGTGTTGATTCCATCGGTCTAGATTTATGTGCTTTGAACTTTGATGTTTTATTCATCTTCAAAGtgcctacatatatatatatatatatatatatatatatatatatatatatatatatatatatatatatatatatatatgttagagaTCTTTTTCCACGTTCTTCTACCAGCTCCAATGGAGTGAATCAATTATCGGTCGTAATATTCGGTTCGATCCTTCAAGCGGTTTACATAGACGTCAAACTGATTGATTGGGTTTTAGAAGCCTACTTTCTTCTTCGGAAAGTCCAGTTTCGTGACTGTCATTTCCTGTGTAAATATAAGCATTATAGAGATTCTTTGGCATGTGCATCCGAAATCCACATTTACCTCTAAAAGCGACAAGCATTTCATCCACTGTTACATTATCAATAGAACAGTACATTTCTTGAGTTTTGAATAAAAGCATTGAGTATTGCAACACGGTCCGTTTTTTTTCTCCTCTCGAGTTGTGGCATCATCAAATCTAAGAGCACTCACTAATATTTCAAAGCGCTTAACAGACGTGGTTGATCTAAAAATAGGGCTTCCAGTTGGGCCCTTCTCGTCGCTCAGATCAATGTCTGAAACTGCCTCTAGTTCTTCTTCTAATTCCTCTAAAAGGAGATTTATTCCGGTGTCGCGACAAAAATTGTAGGAAGCCAGACTTGAATGCGTTGTGTGGTTATCTAGCACTAAAAGAACTGTCTTTGTCCAAACCTTCTTTCATCCGATTtcttctataaataaacataggtGGAATATATTGACCTGAGGCACTGAAAGTGCATACTAGTGTCGTGATTTATCGTCGTTCACCACTGGTAATTGCACCAACTTACAATTTTACAGGAAATATGAACATTACTGATACCCGTCTTATCAACATTAAAAATTTGATGCATTCAAATTTGTAACGATCACGTAGAGCTGCcaagtttttgtaaaatatctTTAGTTCTTCACGATTAAAAGCAGTAATTCTACTCAAACTTGTTGCTTCTGGTTTACGCAAACTGAGTTCTGGATGACGGTgcataaatgaataaaatcagTCTTTTCCACACATTTTCGTTACCATTTTAAATggatgtttaattttgttttgctgtttttggtattatattttaagatgttagagttaccagtggatatggtaacatggcgacgttgaagaatcagttgctatcattaagtcctcgtagacactacgtctcaggaccagcaactttatgtggagtcatacgtcgccatgttaccatatccactggtaactctaacatcttaaaatataataccaaataatgtaaaccaaattgtaacagataaattttaacgggtttttaccctaatatttagtggctcaaaacatgtacacctagacactgatgatagaacatggtttccgaaaacgttttgtcttcatgacatagccggtttgggttttttaatttatataccttttataaaggatttttacttaatttttttttaatatgaatcaattattattttgttaacaatacgtaattttttctttttagaaaagACAGATTGAAAAACAAACTAGAAGACATCGAAAACAAACTTACCCAATCGAAAGTAAATCTTGACGACTCAGATAAATTCTTGGCGAACGCATCGGCATTACTAGACGTATCAGTCGGGAAATTAAAACAACTACAGGATGCCCCCGAAATTTTAGaaagttttaataataattttaacaacGAACTggaaaacaacaaaatagaacTAGAGAACATCGAAAAGCTGAGACCTCAAGTACAAGAACATGCTACCAATTTATCCAAACGAGTTGAGCAACTTGAGCATATTTTATCTGAATCGCAGTTCGGATCTCAAGATGCCGTGAAAGCAGCCAGAGCATACAAGGATATTGTAGCAGCCGTGAAAAGTGCTAGAGAAGCAGCAGACAGTGCACAGAATGATACAAACCACGCTGCAGGGATCCTTAATAATGTACAAGAACGTACGAACGATGCTGAAACAAACTCTGCCAAAGTCTTGGACGAAGCTCATAATTCCAAAACATCGACTACTGATACGTTAGAACCCAAGTTAAAGACATCAATAGAAATGTATCAGCCGGTGAAGAAAGTACTAGATGACGCAGGACAATTATTAAAAGAGATCGAGAAAATTTTGGAGAATCTGCAAATTCAAGATTTAGAAGAAGGGTATAAAGTTGCAGCGAAAAATGCGGATGATGCTGCGGAGTCAGTTGGCGAAGTAAAAGAGACtgttagtacatcatataacaaTGTAAGTACTCTACTACTAAGATTTTGCTATTCTCTTCTTtcgtttattattataaatacagTTGTGCCTTGATAATCCGACAGGTATGGGACCAAAGAGGTGTCCGATTATGTATTTGGTATTGTTTTGCTAGCAGTTGCCTACAATATTCTTACATTGTATGAGTAAAGTGCTACCCAGATTAATATGCAAATGAAACACCCGTTTCGTctaattaaaacttgtttattaaaagaaatatggaagctattaaatttaatgtatatacagtgtgtaaataaTAACTTATAAATATTATACGTACTAATAACTAAATGCCGCAACTAAAGTAGATTAATTATGAACGTATGTAAATACATAGTGTGCTCACACTTTGAAGAAATCTTTGAttgtcttttgattttttttgtttagacAGTCTGTCATTGCTTGTTCCTGTGTCTGctttaacattaaatttttttgcattatgCTCTCTCCTAGCACCAACGTATCAAAGTCTTTGAAGCCAATATAGCTTCATTACAGTTGACGGTGAAATATTTTTCATCCTGTGCTTTCTGGGTCACGTTTTCATCagattttgacatttttttaattatttattcatCTGTTAAGTCAGCATTGAGATTATCATCTAAAATCTACGCTTTTAAAGCTTCTCTTGATTCTGATGAATTAGTCATATGGTTGCAAATTTGAAGGGCAGCATCTAGTACAACTTGCAAAGATTGGTCATTGGATTCTTTATTAACTTCTATTGGAAGGAGTGGGTTATTGGGCTAAATATTCTTCCACGATTTAATCAGTAGTAGTAGGCTTGACTTGCTGCCAGGCAAACGCAGCACAAGGAGTTGTTTCTTGTAGTTTGCCTTGAGAATTTTAATAACGTTTTGATCCATGGACTGAATCAATGCAGAAGTATTTTTCGGTAAGTACATTGCCTCGATATATCCATCGACAGTTTCGATTTTTAATTCGTCTTGATCAGGATGTTCTGGAGCATTGTCTAACAAGAGGAGGGCTTTCTGGAGAAGGCATGAGGTGTTTCTGGACTAGCAATTTCAATTTGTGGGATCCTGATGCATGTTCTTTCTGAAGTTTTCTACCAAAAACTTGTTTTTCGTCTAAAGTAACAAATGTCTATTCACTGCTTTCCCTCGCTCTACCGttttcatctctctctgttgtcccattctcgcCTCTCTTACTCacggcgtcgtctacttcgttcctccaggattttcggggtcgtcctcttttcctccttcctatagggctccattcggttattctctttattcaTCTGCTGTTGCTAGTTCTTTTTACATGTCATGTACATGTTTATTTCGTCagtacttctcctatccattcttcttactctgcagcatcttcgcaggcattccatctctgttgctactatcttactgctgctCTTTTTGCTTAAATTGTGAATAAATACAGATATCCCAGACTCATCTGCACTCAACTTCTCTCCAATCATCTGCAAAAATCGTATTTCGTATCGTTTTTTGAAGTTTTCGAACCAACCTTGACTAGCACGAAAATCAGTTTTCTTTCTAATTCCTGATAAAAAACTGAGctttcttttttaaaatgtcaCCTGAAATAGGAACTTGTCTGCTGCGTTGTTGCTTAAACCAGATGTGCAGAGCTTCTTTAATCGTTTTTTCTCGTCCAATGTCATATAATCTAGATATCGCAGACGGAGTTTCACCGCGCTGCATCTCTTAATCATATCTCATTTATCTTTTAGAGTAGCGTTTTGTACTTTGGTTTTGAACTTGTGCTCCCCATTGAACTGAACATTctaaaccaattaaataaaaatttggcaCTACATATTACTGTAACTAAAAACCCTATCGAACCGAACTGCTCACGGAAAACACTCAAAACATTCGAAATGAAACATCCGGTAAGAATGAGATTCATGTCGCGACAGGTTTCAGTACAAGCTGACCTGGCGGCGACTTTGACGGGAGGTACGTCGGACTACCGAGCGTGTCGGAATGCAAAACGTCGGAATATCAAAGGTGTACTGTATTTTAATATAAGGCTACATACTTTTTTCTTTGTTCCACTTGCTCCGTTCTAATTTACAACCACTTTTGCCATTACATGGACTATATGCTTGGCCTCCATTTGAGACAAGTTGTGTGCATTTTCTTAATGAAATCTACAAATTCCGAATATCTTAGATTGTTATAAACTTTTCTTTGCATACTGTATATTGATATCGGGTATAATACTGGTTTATTACGCCATGCTTGGAGCCTAATTTATAAAGGTTAGCatccgttatttcttttaccattGTCAAAAGATTTCTTTCATCTACGAGCTCTATCTACGTTTAGTACTCGAACTCAAACTATGTCACcaactttcttcttcttattccgACTCCGTTCGAAGGTTGATGATCCAAATGGCAATTCTTATTCCGACTCCGTTCGAAGGTTaacgatccaaatggcaattgtagctttgggcACTGGtacacgaaagatttctgcggatgagcgatCTCACCTTCTCAGATTTTTCAGCAACGAGTTGTGACGTCTTTTGGGAGGGGGATATTTAAGAGAAGCATTTTTTGGCCTAAATATGCAAAAACTATTCAATGCGGAAAACCTAGTTCTTCTTATAATCTGTTCTTCTATTTTCTACTGGCGAAACAGTTTTATATATTTCTGAATCTATAATCATTTGTGGTTCTTCAGATGTTGTGCTCTGAGTATTTATATTTGAAGAAATTCagtcatttttttatatctatttaATACTGAATTTTGTGCAAGATTTGTCTGGTGTCTGAATTTCTGAAAAGATGCTCTGAATCTTCCTCCGATTTAATATCATCACTTCTTTCGGTATAGAGATTTTTAAccaaacttttaatttttgtaccaAGCATAGTATCACCTGGAGTATCACAGTGATACGCTCTGTTCTTCATTAATTCAAGAAAACTTAATATTTCTGACCATTTCGTCTGAATGGCTCTGAAAATGTCTAGGTTTCCCATGAACTATTTTGAATTCGGACCACATACTGCAAAGTTCTTCCACAATTTTATTGGCAAATTCTGTACCATTATTGTTTTGAAATATGTTTGGTGCCCCAATTATGCAAACAAGGTTTGTTTTAATGATGTCTACTGGCATGCTTCCGTCATATAATAGACGTATTATATCTTGTTTTTGTACTTGGTCAATTGTTTTGATTACAACGCACATAAATGCCGTTTTGTTCCATTCTAGG from Diabrotica undecimpunctata isolate CICGRU chromosome 4, icDiaUnde3, whole genome shotgun sequence encodes:
- the LOC140439230 gene encoding uncharacterized protein, whose protein sequence is MLPTKGYFQDIECPYYNSSCGRPYCHFRHRKKEEKEHAQDVPTYKPTPKSELANIQSNRSHIPISYVPDLAFRPDKKLRPTTKIENPTYKPTPLSILSSVKTNKSLSEENKEHIEVINEIKQNIANVEYDPTVAINPGGAVNFDDLTSEFDLIADIIQSDSNGSPEKLDTDLKVEPNDLNVDNIKKNIDSIDTSKGKINKQIGNQEEYTKTDKTDKSSKLQQLDVRKDEKGISLTEKHKNNIINKTNVDSKDSSQHKKHKKDKRNSSSSDEKRKDKTKSSDKNKDKDSNSTKKDKDSISTKKDKDGNSEMPNKSKKDKKESKNNHSSSKDKHKEKDIDKYKNKEKSRSESSRSKEERKNSDKKHDKADYKKNKEREKNSKKRSRSRSRDRKSSSKKEQTKSKEGSRSRSKDRKSKKAKRSRSRSKERRHSKDEDKRRKHGSGRDRKSQEKEKSKQNKSEEQKNRHSNKMDTTDIDNGSLSEGNILESDSDIDMDRNETLLECYKIFNEYKPEKPVIEFDVPQETQSSTNMEISTEYHGKKRIAHASFETLFGPSKPPTITAKPKTVQTPGQMLTNRYKLAKQAQANREQELLINEVQQTVVTKRPAPSLLEAARERKKIKEMEQPKSVSLVDDILKGSKTITYASTINKLPPKKIAPVHNVMAITKAKEKISLIKPVTPLKTIAQTQKGNRVAHVPDVSLSDIPDVLQAESSKLPVNVRSRYLTMIADECVKMYISKEEAYSRALKEEYNCYEKCKVITTYRNSAMLAVNRLRKEGQERNKNGLGLYGVGDDSEGGSTTPKLRQFYNQIKKWVLTDEELDIHGYPRQTNEYGIAEVRNFKSKFPSNLDENQRICSRCKKLYQVDDDGWPLFEEECCYHPMKKRTIRGEQTYLCCRSSDETGCATSDTHVCDGFTSGLLEGFQTTMDSDIKDDPRSHAVYALDCEMCYTTKGLELTRVTIIDIDCKTVYESLVKPLNPIIDYNTRFSGITKEQMDKTSTSILQVQANILHLCNSMTILVGHSLESDMKALKIVHGMVVDTSVLFPHKMGLPHKRALKVLASEHLRKIIQNDVSGHDSAEDAITCMELLKWKIKEESKLKH